A single window of Flavobacterium aestivum DNA harbors:
- a CDS encoding Cof-type HAD-IIB family hydrolase — MLKEKIKVVISDLDGTLLNSDHSISDYTKSVFQELHHQKYLIIVATGRHHIDAMSIVENLGIPIYLVTSNGARIHSPKKELLYSFNIKSEAIKSILSLDIDPEITTVLFKEEVWLTSKVNKKINSFQKDLKYPPEVVDFDDLEDFTAIKLFFTHDSHEKLVELKNRILEGHSEEFNHAFSLPICLEFMDKSVDKSVAIGKILELEGYSFQDAISFGDGFNDEKMLNATGIGLLMGNAPDSLKDKLPHLDIIASNAEEGVAQYLSSKLELMDKI, encoded by the coding sequence ATGTTGAAAGAAAAAATAAAAGTTGTAATAAGTGATCTAGACGGAACCTTGCTCAATTCAGATCATAGTATATCTGATTATACAAAATCGGTCTTTCAAGAATTACATCATCAAAAGTATTTGATTATTGTTGCTACAGGGCGTCATCATATAGATGCGATGTCTATCGTAGAAAATTTAGGAATACCTATTTATTTAGTGACTTCAAACGGAGCAAGAATTCATTCTCCAAAAAAAGAACTTTTGTATTCCTTCAATATAAAGAGTGAAGCAATCAAATCGATTTTGTCACTAGATATTGATCCTGAAATCACTACAGTATTGTTTAAGGAGGAAGTTTGGTTGACTTCAAAAGTCAATAAAAAAATAAATAGTTTTCAAAAGGATTTAAAATATCCCCCAGAAGTGGTTGATTTTGATGATTTAGAAGATTTTACAGCTATAAAATTATTTTTTACTCATGATAGTCACGAAAAATTAGTTGAATTAAAGAATAGAATTCTGGAAGGTCATTCCGAAGAATTTAATCATGCCTTTAGTTTGCCTATTTGTTTGGAATTTATGGATAAATCAGTAGATAAAAGTGTGGCTATCGGTAAGATTCTAGAGCTTGAAGGATATTCTTTTCAAGATGCGATCTCTTTTGGAGATGGTTTTAATGATGAAAAAATGCTGAATGCAACTGGAATAGGATTGCTAATGGGTAATGCGCCAGATAGTCTTAAAGATAAATTACCTCATTTGGATATTATAGCTTCAAATGCAGAAGAAGGAGTTGCCCAATATTTATCAAGTAAATTAGAATTAATGGATAAAATATAG
- a CDS encoding PhoH family protein — MNERIIELIDIAPKDFWGAQDSHLESIKKYYPKLKIVARGTTLKAFGDKEVLDEFEKRFQRLMLHFTRYNTIDDNVIERVILSDSQDENKAYGHDKILVHGVGGKIIKPMTPNQQLLVDTMAKNDMVFAVGPAGTGKTYTGVAMAVKALKEKQVKRIILTRPAVEAGENLGFLPGDMKEKLDPYMQPLYDALRDMLPNEKLEDYISKGIIQIAPLAFMRGRTLDHAFVILDEAQNTTHSQMKMFLTRMGKSAKFMITGDPGQVDLPRRTISGLKEALLVLKDIDGIGIIYLDDKDIVRHRLVKKVIDAYKQIENNDY, encoded by the coding sequence TTGAACGAAAGAATCATCGAGTTAATCGACATTGCTCCAAAAGATTTTTGGGGCGCTCAAGACTCTCATCTTGAGTCTATAAAAAAGTATTATCCAAAATTAAAAATTGTCGCCAGAGGAACAACACTTAAGGCATTTGGTGATAAAGAAGTTTTAGACGAATTCGAAAAGCGTTTTCAGCGTTTGATGTTACATTTTACACGATACAACACTATTGATGACAATGTAATCGAAAGAGTTATTCTAAGTGATTCCCAAGACGAAAACAAAGCTTACGGACATGATAAAATTTTGGTTCATGGTGTAGGCGGAAAAATCATTAAACCCATGACTCCCAACCAGCAATTGTTGGTTGATACTATGGCCAAAAATGATATGGTTTTTGCTGTTGGTCCAGCTGGAACCGGTAAAACCTATACGGGTGTAGCCATGGCTGTAAAAGCATTAAAAGAGAAACAGGTTAAACGCATTATTCTGACTCGTCCTGCTGTAGAAGCAGGGGAGAATCTTGGTTTTCTTCCAGGTGATATGAAGGAAAAACTAGATCCGTATATGCAGCCTTTGTATGACGCCTTGCGTGATATGTTGCCCAATGAAAAGTTAGAGGATTATATCTCAAAAGGAATTATTCAAATTGCACCTTTGGCTTTCATGCGTGGGAGAACCTTGGATCATGCTTTTGTGATTTTGGATGAAGCACAAAACACAACGCATTCACAAATGAAAATGTTTTTGACCCGTATGGGAAAAAGCGCCAAGTTTATGATAACTGGTGACCCAGGTCAAGTAGATTTGCCAAGAAGAACGATTTCAGGACTCAAAGAAGCCTTGTTGGTTTTGAAGGATATTGATGGAATTGGTATTATTTATCTAGATGATAAAGATATTGTGCGTCATCGTTTGGTTAAAAAAGTAATTGATGCTTACAAGCAAATTGAAAATAACGATTATTAA
- a CDS encoding SAM hydrolase/SAM-dependent halogenase family protein: MSIITLTTDYGLKDHFVGALKGKILSEYSEATIVDISHDIDPFNTAEASYIISASYASFPKGTVHIIGVDLESNKENQHIAMQWNDHFFISADNGILSMLTEKIIPQKIVAITIHDRLHSDATDLDAFVKVACHIAKGGVLNVIGKEINNLKQVTDLQVTFSDDGILLKGNVIYIDHFGNVVTNISKKQFIEAAKGRPFEIVFNRITIKAILPYYSAIASSDKYPIKYYEGEKLAIFNEAGFLEIAIFRSNPLTVGSASTLLGLNYRDVVSIRFKN; encoded by the coding sequence ATGTCAATAATTACCCTTACTACCGATTACGGCTTGAAAGACCACTTTGTAGGTGCGTTGAAGGGGAAAATATTATCAGAGTATTCTGAAGCCACTATTGTAGACATTTCACATGACATTGACCCATTCAACACTGCAGAAGCAAGTTACATCATTTCTGCCTCTTATGCAAGTTTTCCAAAAGGAACTGTTCATATCATAGGAGTCGATTTAGAATCTAATAAAGAAAACCAACATATTGCCATGCAATGGAACGATCATTTCTTTATTTCTGCTGATAATGGCATCTTAAGTATGCTTACGGAAAAGATAATTCCTCAAAAAATAGTCGCGATAACCATTCATGATCGACTACATAGCGATGCTACCGATCTGGATGCCTTTGTAAAAGTAGCTTGCCATATTGCAAAAGGTGGTGTGCTAAATGTAATAGGTAAAGAGATTAATAATCTGAAACAGGTTACCGATTTACAAGTTACATTTTCTGACGATGGGATTTTATTGAAAGGTAATGTCATTTATATCGACCATTTTGGAAATGTAGTTACTAACATTTCCAAAAAGCAATTTATAGAAGCAGCCAAAGGAAGACCCTTTGAAATTGTTTTTAACAGGATTACAATAAAAGCCATTCTACCTTATTATTCTGCTATTGCTAGTTCTGATAAATATCCTATAAAGTATTATGAAGGTGAAAAGTTAGCTATTTTCAATGAAGCCGGTTTTCTTGAAATTGCCATTTTCAGAAGCAATCCATTAACTGTAGGTTCCGCAAGTACATTACTTGGACTAAACTACAGAGATGTAGTTTCTATACGGTTTAAAAATTGA
- a CDS encoding putative quinol monooxygenase, giving the protein MFVRIVKLSFHKENIPAFLENFELMKDKIRNAPGNRFLELYQDKNNESIFFTYSYWETEADLENYRNSELFNTVWTFTKQLFNAKPEAWSVDKLVSLQ; this is encoded by the coding sequence ATGTTTGTACGAATAGTCAAATTGAGTTTTCACAAGGAAAATATTCCTGCATTTCTGGAAAACTTTGAATTAATGAAAGATAAAATAAGAAATGCTCCGGGAAATCGTTTCCTGGAACTGTATCAAGATAAAAACAACGAAAGTATATTTTTCACCTATAGTTATTGGGAAACCGAAGCTGATTTGGAAAATTATCGAAATTCTGAGCTTTTCAATACTGTTTGGACATTCACCAAACAATTATTCAATGCAAAACCTGAAGCTTGGAGTGTAGATAAATTAGTAAGTTTGCAGTAA
- the gldF gene encoding gliding motility-associated ABC transporter permease subunit GldF, producing the protein MKSIVLREIKSFFGSPIGYLVIALFLIGNGLFLWVFEGEYNILNTGFADLTPFFTLAPWILIFLIPAVTMRSFSDEKKQGTLELLLTKPISLWEIVNGKFLGAFLLIVMAIIPTFIYVEVIWNLGSPEGNIDMGSTLGSYFGLLFLIAAYSAIGIFTSSISENQIVSFIIAVFLCFFFYFGFQGLASILPSFSSFISYFGMQDHYKSMSRGVIDTRDVIYFISIAVLFLSFTIFKLKSIKS; encoded by the coding sequence ATGAAGTCAATCGTATTACGAGAAATAAAATCCTTTTTTGGTTCACCGATCGGATATTTGGTAATTGCTCTTTTCTTGATTGGAAACGGCTTATTCCTTTGGGTTTTCGAAGGGGAATATAATATTTTAAATACTGGTTTTGCCGATCTAACACCATTTTTCACCTTAGCTCCCTGGATATTAATCTTCTTGATTCCTGCTGTAACCATGCGCAGTTTCTCCGATGAGAAAAAGCAAGGTACACTCGAATTGTTGCTAACAAAACCTATTAGTCTTTGGGAAATTGTAAACGGAAAATTTTTGGGTGCTTTTCTATTAATCGTAATGGCTATCATCCCGACTTTTATTTATGTAGAAGTAATTTGGAATCTTGGTTCTCCTGAAGGAAATATCGACATGGGAAGCACCTTAGGGTCATATTTCGGACTGTTATTCTTAATTGCAGCTTATTCTGCTATCGGAATTTTTACGTCATCAATTTCAGAAAATCAAATTGTTTCGTTTATCATTGCGGTTTTTTTATGCTTCTTTTTTTATTTTGGATTTCAAGGGTTAGCAAGCATTTTGCCTAGCTTTTCATCTTTTATTTCTTATTTCGGAATGCAAGATCATTACAAAAGTATGAGCCGAGGTGTTATAGACACAAGAGATGTAATCTATTTTATTAGTATTGCAGTTTTGTTCCTTTCTTTTACAATCTTCAAATTAAAATCTATTAAATCGTAA
- the gldG gene encoding gliding motility-associated ABC transporter substrate-binding protein GldG, whose product MKAFNIKNAKSLLITVAVVLLLNIISNFFFHRFDLTQDHRYTLSPTTLKIIKDVKNPLSIKVYLQGELPAEFKRLQLESKQLLEEFQAYNSNIIIEFVDPLENKDESMDNIKELYRKGLTPINITVDDKGKQSQSMVFPWAIAVYNNKEVNIPLLKNIMGASTTQKVIGSVQHLEYSISDGINKIAKEKQKKVAIIKGNGELEERHIAKFLMQVRESYFIGPFTLDSVAKNPEGTLKSLQNYDLAVIAKPTEAFTDEEKLVLDQFITHGGKTLWLIDQVNAEMDSLYNPSGATLAFPKDLNLNDLLFKYGVRINPDLVKDEQGSPIKLASGEQGSGTQYQDFNWKFAPQVYPISKHPIVKNLGGIKFDFANAMDTLKNGIKKTVLLQSSAYSKRIGTPVEINLNMVSEQTSPADYLNKGNIPLAVLLEGSFHSMFENRILPFEDKSFLAKGKESKMIVISDGDILKNQLDKTGQPVELGYDQRSGNLYDNKDFMMNCVNYLLDDTGLINIRSKDLDLPLLDKEKVYENYTFTQFLTIGLPILILFLFGIAFTFLRKRKYSK is encoded by the coding sequence ATGAAAGCATTCAATATAAAAAACGCCAAATCTTTATTGATTACTGTTGCGGTAGTTTTACTTTTAAACATCATTAGCAATTTCTTTTTTCACCGTTTTGATTTAACCCAAGACCATCGTTATACCCTATCTCCTACCACTTTAAAGATAATTAAAGACGTAAAGAATCCTTTATCTATAAAAGTGTATCTACAAGGAGAATTACCTGCTGAATTCAAACGATTACAGTTGGAATCCAAACAACTTTTAGAAGAATTTCAAGCCTATAATTCTAATATCATTATCGAATTTGTTGATCCGTTGGAAAACAAAGACGAGAGTATGGACAACATTAAAGAATTGTATCGAAAAGGACTCACTCCAATAAACATAACAGTTGACGACAAAGGTAAACAATCACAATCCATGGTTTTTCCTTGGGCAATTGCTGTTTATAACAATAAAGAAGTAAATATTCCATTGTTGAAAAACATCATGGGAGCTTCTACCACTCAAAAAGTTATCGGGTCTGTACAGCATCTTGAATATTCTATTTCTGATGGAATCAACAAAATAGCAAAAGAGAAGCAAAAGAAAGTTGCCATCATAAAAGGAAATGGAGAACTCGAAGAACGACACATTGCCAAATTCCTAATGCAAGTACGCGAAAGTTATTTCATTGGTCCGTTTACTTTGGATTCGGTTGCCAAAAACCCAGAAGGAACTTTAAAATCCTTACAAAATTATGATTTAGCGGTCATTGCCAAACCAACAGAAGCTTTTACCGATGAAGAAAAACTGGTTTTAGATCAATTCATAACCCATGGAGGAAAAACCCTTTGGCTTATCGATCAAGTCAATGCCGAAATGGACAGTCTTTACAATCCTTCTGGAGCAACTTTAGCATTTCCAAAAGACTTAAATCTAAATGATTTATTATTTAAATACGGAGTACGAATCAATCCTGATTTAGTCAAAGATGAGCAAGGTAGCCCGATAAAACTGGCTAGTGGAGAACAAGGAAGCGGAACTCAGTATCAGGATTTCAACTGGAAATTTGCACCTCAGGTATATCCTATCAGCAAACATCCGATTGTAAAAAATCTGGGAGGTATCAAATTTGATTTCGCCAATGCAATGGATACTTTGAAAAACGGAATTAAGAAAACAGTTCTATTACAGTCATCTGCTTATTCTAAAAGAATAGGAACTCCAGTAGAAATTAATCTGAATATGGTTTCAGAACAAACTTCTCCGGCAGATTATCTCAACAAAGGAAACATCCCGTTAGCCGTTTTATTAGAAGGTTCTTTTCATTCTATGTTTGAGAATCGTATTTTACCTTTCGAAGACAAATCTTTTCTAGCCAAAGGAAAAGAAAGTAAAATGATTGTGATTTCGGATGGAGATATTCTAAAGAACCAATTGGATAAAACAGGACAACCTGTAGAATTGGGCTATGACCAACGATCTGGTAATCTATACGACAACAAAGATTTTATGATGAATTGTGTTAATTATCTATTGGATGACACCGGACTTATTAACATTCGAAGCAAAGATTTGGATTTACCATTATTGGACAAAGAGAAAGTATATGAGAACTATACCTTTACACAGTTCCTAACTATCGGGCTTCCAATTCTAATTTTGTTCTTATTTGGCATTGCATTTACATTCCTTAGAAAAAGAAAATACAGCAAATAG
- the dnaN gene encoding DNA polymerase III subunit beta, translating into MKFIVSSSYLLKQLQVLGSVINNNNTLPILDNFLFELNNSELTVSASDLETTMSATLSIDSTSKGSVAVPAKLLLEILKTFPEQPLTFTVEENSTIEISSNSGKYALAYAPGEEFPKSVSLEEPSVTLVPADVLATAVSKTIFAAGNDDLRPVMSGVFFQFSPEGLIFVATDAHKLVKYARSDVKASQVAEFIMPKKPLNILKSILSTSDAEVKIEYNDSNATFSFDNYILLCRLIDGKYPNYEAVIPKENPNKLMMDRSQFLSSVRRVAIFSNKTTHQIRLKVAGAELNISAEDIDYSNKAEERLTCDYQGDDMQIGFNSRFLTEMLNNLQSDMIMLEMSLPNRAGILTPVDGLEDGETVTMLVMPVMLNS; encoded by the coding sequence ATGAAATTTATAGTATCGAGTTCGTACTTATTAAAACAATTACAAGTTTTAGGTAGTGTTATCAACAATAACAATACTTTGCCAATTTTGGATAACTTCTTATTTGAATTAAATAATAGCGAATTAACTGTTTCGGCATCCGATTTGGAGACTACAATGTCTGCTACATTGTCTATCGACTCAACCAGTAAAGGAAGTGTTGCAGTACCTGCAAAATTATTGTTGGAAATCCTTAAAACCTTTCCAGAACAACCCTTAACATTCACAGTTGAAGAAAACAGTACTATAGAAATTAGTTCTAACTCAGGAAAATATGCGTTAGCGTATGCTCCAGGAGAAGAATTCCCGAAATCTGTAAGCTTAGAAGAACCATCAGTAACATTGGTACCGGCAGATGTTTTGGCAACTGCTGTTAGCAAGACTATCTTCGCAGCTGGAAACGACGATTTACGTCCGGTTATGTCTGGGGTTTTCTTCCAATTTTCTCCGGAAGGTTTAATTTTTGTAGCTACAGATGCTCACAAATTAGTAAAATATGCTCGCTCTGATGTAAAAGCATCACAAGTAGCTGAGTTTATTATGCCAAAGAAACCTTTGAACATTTTAAAAAGTATCCTAAGCACCTCAGATGCTGAAGTAAAAATAGAATACAACGATTCGAATGCTACTTTCTCTTTTGACAACTATATTTTATTATGTCGTCTAATTGATGGAAAATATCCGAATTACGAAGCGGTTATCCCTAAAGAAAATCCAAACAAATTGATGATGGATCGTTCTCAATTCTTGAGTTCAGTACGTCGTGTTGCTATTTTCTCTAACAAAACAACACACCAAATTCGTTTGAAAGTTGCTGGAGCCGAATTGAACATTTCTGCAGAAGACATCGACTACTCAAACAAAGCAGAAGAAAGATTGACTTGTGATTACCAAGGAGATGATATGCAAATTGGTTTCAATTCACGCTTCTTAACAGAAATGTTGAACAACCTTCAATCTGATATGATAATGCTCGAAATGTCATTACCAAACAGAGCCGGAATCCTAACTCCTGTAGACGGACTAGAAGATGGCGAAACCGTAACAATGCTTGTAATGCCAGTAATGCTAAATAGCTAG
- a CDS encoding GIY-YIG nuclease family protein, giving the protein MKPGFVYIITNKYQTVVYTGVTSNLPQRVLEHKEKRNPNSFSARYDVNVLVYYEQFQWIEDAITREKQIKAGSRQAKNDLIRSMNPTWKDLFDEIKNIMTE; this is encoded by the coding sequence ATGAAACCAGGATTTGTCTACATAATTACGAATAAATACCAAACTGTGGTTTATACTGGGGTTACTTCAAATCTTCCTCAAAGGGTTTTAGAACACAAAGAAAAAAGAAATCCAAATTCGTTTTCAGCACGTTATGATGTGAATGTATTGGTTTATTACGAACAGTTTCAGTGGATTGAAGATGCAATAACTCGAGAGAAACAAATTAAGGCAGGCTCAAGACAAGCTAAAAATGATTTAATTCGTTCAATGAATCCAACTTGGAAAGATTTATTTGATGAAATTAAAAACATAATGACCGAGTGA
- a CDS encoding MutS-related protein: MEVYKSNSKNYSEELKSINTKYNSISFLRLISILLFLGSLFYYLKTSESVFVIVAILLFASFIILMRIHSKLSFQRKIKNALVEINENEIAYLERKSIPFENGAEFNDFHHPYAYDLDIFGEHSLFQNLNRTATFIGKKNLSEKLLKLLPNDEIVKNHEAVQELREKLNWRQEFLAFAKVGQDNETLYKTLLQWSVFNSKPLSKGVVFISYLFPSLFLSCVLGYLISSNTVFLSYLSFLFICNLMILGSFLKRIKLEIVQADNINLIISQYGLLVQKIENESFQSEKLVALQQKLSFKNQKASVHLEQLAELFSRMDSIGNFVTGLLFNGTFLFNLHVLKSLIVWKKQHAVVLEEWLEVIGEFEMLNSLANFSYNNPDFVYPTLNSNYEIDFSNLSHPLLNPVTRVGNEVQFQPQSFMILTGSNMSGKSTFLRSLGINMVLSGMGSVVCANQANVHPLPVLVSMRLSDSLSDSESYFFAEIKRLKQIMDELEANSAFVLLDEILRGTNSDDKRNGTIEVVKKVIAKKAIGAIATHDIEVCLTTNEYPNILTNKCFEVEISNNELHFDYTLRDGICKNKSATFLMKKMGVI, translated from the coding sequence ATGGAAGTATATAAAAGCAATAGCAAAAACTATTCGGAAGAATTAAAATCAATCAATACGAAATACAATAGTATAAGTTTTCTTAGACTTATTAGTATTTTACTTTTTTTAGGAAGCTTATTTTACTACTTAAAAACTAGCGAATCAGTATTTGTCATAGTGGCAATTCTACTGTTTGCTAGTTTTATTATTTTGATGAGAATCCATTCTAAATTATCGTTTCAGAGAAAGATTAAAAATGCTCTTGTCGAGATAAATGAAAATGAGATAGCGTATTTGGAACGAAAATCGATTCCTTTTGAAAATGGTGCAGAATTCAACGATTTCCATCATCCATATGCTTATGATTTAGATATTTTTGGGGAACACTCCTTATTTCAAAATTTAAATAGAACAGCCACTTTTATTGGTAAAAAAAACCTGAGTGAAAAATTATTAAAGCTTTTGCCAAATGATGAAATAGTAAAAAATCATGAAGCAGTACAGGAATTAAGAGAGAAATTAAATTGGCGTCAGGAGTTTTTGGCTTTTGCCAAAGTAGGTCAGGATAATGAAACGCTTTATAAAACTTTACTGCAATGGAGCGTCTTTAATAGTAAGCCCTTGTCAAAAGGGGTAGTCTTTATTTCCTATTTGTTCCCATCGCTATTTTTAAGTTGTGTTTTGGGATATTTAATAAGCTCAAATACAGTTTTTCTTTCTTATTTGTCTTTTTTGTTTATTTGTAATTTGATGATTTTGGGGAGTTTCCTAAAGCGAATCAAATTAGAAATTGTTCAGGCAGATAACATCAATTTGATTATCAGTCAATATGGTCTACTGGTACAGAAAATTGAAAATGAAAGTTTCCAATCAGAAAAATTAGTTGCTTTACAGCAAAAGTTGAGTTTCAAAAATCAGAAAGCGAGTGTGCATCTTGAACAGTTGGCGGAGTTGTTTTCTAGAATGGATAGCATCGGGAACTTTGTAACAGGTTTATTATTTAACGGAACATTTCTTTTTAATCTGCATGTATTGAAATCCTTGATTGTTTGGAAAAAGCAACATGCCGTTGTTTTAGAAGAATGGTTGGAGGTAATAGGTGAATTTGAAATGCTCAACAGTTTGGCTAACTTCTCGTATAATAACCCTGATTTTGTGTATCCAACTTTGAATTCTAATTATGAGATTGATTTTTCTAATTTAAGTCATCCTTTGTTGAATCCAGTCACAAGAGTAGGGAATGAGGTGCAGTTTCAGCCACAATCATTTATGATTTTAACGGGTTCTAATATGTCTGGTAAGAGTACTTTCTTGCGTAGTTTAGGAATAAATATGGTGCTTTCAGGAATGGGATCTGTGGTGTGTGCAAATCAGGCAAATGTACACCCATTACCAGTTTTAGTATCTATGCGACTTTCTGATTCGTTATCAGATAGTGAATCTTATTTCTTTGCCGAAATCAAACGTTTAAAACAAATCATGGATGAGCTCGAAGCTAATTCTGCTTTTGTCCTTTTAGATGAAATCTTGAGAGGTACCAACTCTGATGATAAGCGAAACGGAACGATTGAAGTGGTGAAAAAAGTAATTGCTAAAAAAGCCATTGGAGCCATAGCTACACACGACATAGAAGTTTGTCTAACGACTAATGAGTATCCTAATATTCTAACCAACAAATGTTTTGAAGTTGAAATTAGTAACAATGAATTGCATTTTGATTACACCCTTCGAGATGGCATTTGTAAAAACAAAAGCGCCACTTTCCTAATGAAAAAAATGGGAGTTATTTAG
- a CDS encoding universal stress protein → MKKILFPTDFSEVANNAFVHALEFAKLVNGELILLHTFDLPVVDNQFIPENYYKIFDSIQLAQFDMFKEEIPKLREIAQKRNLDHIKLSHKLMDGDLIYAIKSAVNDEKIDFIVMGTSGSTGWESFFVGSNTGAVVTTVDVPVLSVPIEAKFAKIEIIGFTTRFREKDKAALREVIKIAKKTHAIVKCLYVKTNKSDVSDAIINEWKTEFENEPVQFSVTLSDHVKETILDFVSHKNIDILAMITHKRNFFSELFNPSLTQKLANISIVPVLAMHEG, encoded by the coding sequence ATGAAAAAGATTTTATTCCCCACCGATTTTTCCGAAGTTGCCAATAATGCTTTTGTACATGCATTAGAATTTGCAAAACTTGTGAATGGAGAACTTATTTTATTACATACTTTTGATTTACCAGTTGTTGACAATCAATTTATTCCGGAAAACTATTATAAGATTTTTGATTCCATACAATTGGCACAATTTGATATGTTCAAAGAGGAAATTCCAAAACTTCGTGAAATAGCACAAAAGCGGAATCTTGACCACATTAAACTTAGTCATAAACTCATGGATGGAGATCTGATTTATGCGATAAAAAGTGCTGTTAATGATGAAAAAATAGATTTTATAGTCATGGGAACTTCTGGCTCTACGGGATGGGAATCCTTTTTTGTAGGTTCTAATACAGGAGCAGTGGTAACTACAGTTGATGTTCCGGTTTTAAGTGTCCCAATTGAGGCCAAATTCGCTAAGATAGAGATAATTGGTTTTACAACCCGTTTTAGAGAAAAAGATAAAGCTGCACTAAGAGAAGTCATTAAAATTGCAAAAAAAACACATGCTATAGTAAAATGTTTGTATGTCAAAACAAATAAGTCTGATGTTTCAGATGCAATTATTAACGAATGGAAAACCGAATTCGAAAATGAACCTGTACAATTTTCAGTTACTTTGAGCGATCATGTCAAAGAAACTATTTTGGATTTCGTATCTCACAAAAACATTGATATTTTGGCAATGATAACCCATAAAAGAAATTTTTTCTCAGAATTATTCAATCCAAGCCTGACTCAAAAATTAGCTAATATTTCAATTGTACCAGTCTTGGCAATGCACGAAGGATAA